In the Sandaracinus amylolyticus genome, CTCGAGTCGATCGTGAAGCGCTGCGTCGCGGTCGATCGCAACGCGCGCTACCAGAGCGCGGCCGCTGCGGCCGAGGCGCTCGCCGTGCTCGCGCGCGATCTCGGTCTGCCGAGCGGCGCGCGTGCGTGGGTCGAGGATCCCACCCGCGCGCCGATCCGCACGATCGACGACGCAGGTCCCGACGAACGCACCACCCGTCACATCCGGCGGGGTGGTGGCTCCCGGAGGGTTCCATGGCAGTCCTGATTCTCTCGTGGATCGTCGTCGCGTTCCTCTTCGCGCTCTTCGCGCACGCGCTGCTTCCAGACGATGGCGCGATCGACGTCGACGTGACGCTCGTCCTCGGGATGAGCGGTGCGCTGATCGGTGGGGCGCTCGCGAACCACCTGGTCGGGGAGCCCCTCTGGGGAGTGCACGCCGCGGGCTTCGCGGGCGGCGCGATGGGGGCCATCGGTGGTGTCGCGGCGGGCGCGCTGGGGCAGCGGCGCCGCGCTTCGCAGCCGCAGCGCACCTCGTGACGGCGTGATTCGAGTCAAATCGGCTCGCCCGCCGGTCCCTACCGTCCGCGCGCTTCGCGCGCTCCCGTCCGCGACCGGCGGGACGAGCACTCCGGCAAGGACAGCTCCCCCTCCGTGGCATCTGCCGTGCAGTCGACCTCGTCCAGAGATCAACGGCATTCACGGCAGATCACGGAGGAGAGAGCAACATGCTGTACTGGTCGGTGGTGTTCTTCGTGCTCGCGCTGATCGCGGCGATCTTCGGCTTCGGCGGGATCGCGGCGGGCGCGGCGACGATCGGCAAGATCCTGTTCGTCGGGTTCCTCGCGCTCGCGGTGCTCAGCCTCGTCGCGGGACGTCGCCCGACGCTGCGCACCTGATCGAACGAACGACCGGGCACGCGCGATGACGCGTGCTCGGTCGTGCTGCATCAGCCGTACGACGACGTCCGCACGTCGCAGAGCTCCGCGACCTTCGTGACGAGCTCGTGGGTGTCCACCGGCTTCGTCAGGTAGGCCTCGAACCCTGCCTCGAGCGCGCGCCGCACGTCGTCGGGCTGCGAGAACGCGGAGATCGCGACCGCGCGCATCACGGGGTCGTGCTGCAGCGCGAAGCTCACGAGCGAGATCCCGTCCTCGTAGGGCATCGCGATGTCGCTCACGAGGATGTCGAAGCGCGACTCCGCGAGCCGCGCCCGCGCCTGCGCCGCCGATGCCGCGAGCGTCACGCGCGCGCCGCGCAGCGAGAGCACCGAGCCGTAGAGCTCGCGCGCGTCGTCGTGATCGTCGACGAGCAGCACCCGCACGCCGACGAGGTCGGGCGTCTTCGCGCGCGGGGCGATGTTGATCCCGGGCGACGTGCCGGGCTCGCTCGAGGCGCGCCCGTCGGGCAGGCGCACCGTGAACGTCGCGCCGCGCCCGAGCCCCTCGCTCTGCACCGAGATCGTCCCGCCGTGCAGCTCGACGAGCTTGCGCGCGATCGCGAGGCCCAGCCCGAGCCCGCCGTGGCGACGCGTCGAGCTCGCGTCCGCCTGGCGGAAGCGATCGAACAAGAAGGGCAGGAACGAAGGATCGATCCCCGCGCCGGTGTCGATCACCTGCGCGATCGTCGCGTTCCCGTCGCGCGCCACACGCGCGGTGACGCGCCCGCCCTGTGGCGTGAACTTCACCGCGTTCGTCAGCAGGTGGAAGAAGATCTGGCGCAAGCGCATCGCATCGCCGCGCACCGTCGCCGCGCGATCGACGTCGAGCGCGACCTCGATCCCGCGCTCGGTCGCGCCGCTGCGCACGAGATCGACCGCCTCCTCCATCGGCCCCGAGACCGGCACGACCTTCGGATCGAGCGTGATCTTGTTCCGGAGGATGCGCGACGTGTCGAGGATGTCGTCGACGATGCGGGCCTGCGCCTGCGCGTTGCGCTGGATGACCTCGAGCCCCTTGCGCACGCGCTCCTGCGCGGGCTTGGGATCGTCCATCAGCAGCTTCGACCACCCGAGGATCGTCGAGAGCGGCGTGCGCAGCTCGTGGGAGACGATCGAGAGGAACTCGTCCTTCAGCGCGTTCGCGCGCTGCGCCTCTTCGTAGAGCAGGACGTTCTCGAGCGCCGCGGACACGCGACGGCCGAGCTCCTCCGCGATGAAGCGATCCGCGAGATCGTAGGGACGGCTCGAGCGGGTCGACTCGAGCGTGAGCGCGCCGGCGACCTCGCCGCGCACCGAGAGCGGCACGAAGATCCAGGCGCGCGTCCCGAGCGCCTCGAGCGCGCGCCGCGCGTCGTCGTCGCGCGCCGCCGAGCGCAGCAGCTCGGGCGTCACCTCGGGCACGAGATCGCTGCTGCCGGTGCGGAGCACCACGCCGAGCCCGTGCTTCACGCCCTCGTCGTCGCGGAAGAGATCGGCGATCGCGCGGGTGTCCGGCGAGTCGGTGCGCGAGTCCGCGGTCGCGATGCAGCGCACGCGTCCGGTCGCGTCGCGCAGGTGCACCGCGCACACGTCGGCCATCTCGGTCACGACCGAGCGCGCGAAGCCCTGCAGCATCTCCTCGCGCACCAGCGATGCACCGAGCGCGCGCGTGACCTCGCCGACGATCGCGAGCGCCTGCTCGCCGCGCTTGCGCGCCGTGATGTCGTCGAAGCGCAGCGCGACCTCGTCGGGTCCGAGCGGCGCGACCCAGCACTGGAACCACGAGCCCGGCCCGCGCGTCGGGCGCGCGACCTCGACGCTCTGCGCCTCGCCGCCGTCGAGCACGCGCATCAGCAGCCCCCAGAGGATCGACTGCTCGATCTCCGGCCACACCTCGCGCAGATCCGCGCCCGCGATGGTGCGCTCGCTCCCGAGCGTCGCGCTCGCGGCGTGGTTCGCATAGACGCAGCGCAGTGTGATCGCGCCGGCGCCGTCCGCGCGCTCGGCGCGCAGCGCGAGGAAACCCTCGTGCGACGCGTCCTGGACCGTGCGGAAGCGACGCTCGCTCTCGGCGAGCGCGTCCGCCATGCGCCGCTCGTCGGTCACGTCGACGACGATCACCGCGATGCCGACCAGCGACTCGCCCGAGCGCACCGGGACGAAGCTCGCGAGCCCGTCGATCGTCGCGCTCGCGCCGCGCCATCGCACGTGCAGCTGCGGAGAGGGCAGCCCCGACGCCAGCACCTCGTGGACGATCTGCTTGACCCGCCCCGCGCTCTCGGCGTCGATGATCTCCTCGACCCGACGTCCGAGGTGCGCGTCGCGCGAGCGCCCGTTCATGCGAGCGAGGACGTCGTTCACCTCGAGGTAGCGCAGCTCGCGATCGAGGATCGCGATGCCGATCGGCGCCATCCCGAGCAGCGCGTCGAGGATGGCGCGCTCGTGCGTCGGCGGCGTGCGCTGGATCGTGCCGGTTCGGTCGGGTCGTTCGCTCAACGTCGTCTCGCCGGGGCTGCGCTCGTCGTGGACGTCGGTCAGGGTTCCCACCCAACGGCTCAGCGTGCCGTCGCTCTCGCGCACTGCGCACGCGCGGAGCTCGTGCCACCGCCACGCACCGTCACGACGGCGCACGCGGACGCGCGAGACCTGGGTGTCGCCGAATCCATCGGGCCGCGTCCCCAGTCTCGCGCCGACGTCGTCGGGATGCAGCACGGCGGGCCAGCCGAGCCGCACCGCGTCGTCCGTGCAGACGCCCGTGTACTCGACCCAACGTGCGTTGACCGCGGTGAGCTGACCGCGCGGGTCGGCCTCCCACACCACGTGCGGAAGGACGTCGGCGAGGGGGCCCAGCACGTCGACGTGCTCTCCCCGGCCCGGATCCTTCCGAGAAACGGTGACCGATTCGCGACGCACCTGGGGCGCTGCCACAGCAAGGCGCGCACCACGCGAGGACGCCGCGCTTTCCCGGAGGATCAGGGCAGCGCGACGGGATCACTGCCGAGGCACACCGCCTCGGGTGGTGAAAAATGTCTCGGCCCGTGATGCATCCTGGAAAGACGGTATCAGTCCGCCTGCGGCGTCAGCTGGCCGCCCGGGACGTTGTAGTCGTGCGTCGGATCGCTGACGTAGGGAGCGTTCCAGACGTGAGCCCACCAGTACACGGGCAGGATGCCCCACGGCAGCAGCACCATGCCGGTGATC is a window encoding:
- a CDS encoding ATP-binding protein, with translation MLGPLADVLPHVVWEADPRGQLTAVNARWVEYTGVCTDDAVRLGWPAVLHPDDVGARLGTRPDGFGDTQVSRVRVRRRDGAWRWHELRACAVRESDGTLSRWVGTLTDVHDERSPGETTLSERPDRTGTIQRTPPTHERAILDALLGMAPIGIAILDRELRYLEVNDVLARMNGRSRDAHLGRRVEEIIDAESAGRVKQIVHEVLASGLPSPQLHVRWRGASATIDGLASFVPVRSGESLVGIAVIVVDVTDERRMADALAESERRFRTVQDASHEGFLALRAERADGAGAITLRCVYANHAASATLGSERTIAGADLREVWPEIEQSILWGLLMRVLDGGEAQSVEVARPTRGPGSWFQCWVAPLGPDEVALRFDDITARKRGEQALAIVGEVTRALGASLVREEMLQGFARSVVTEMADVCAVHLRDATGRVRCIATADSRTDSPDTRAIADLFRDDEGVKHGLGVVLRTGSSDLVPEVTPELLRSAARDDDARRALEALGTRAWIFVPLSVRGEVAGALTLESTRSSRPYDLADRFIAEELGRRVSAALENVLLYEEAQRANALKDEFLSIVSHELRTPLSTILGWSKLLMDDPKPAQERVRKGLEVIQRNAQAQARIVDDILDTSRILRNKITLDPKVVPVSGPMEEAVDLVRSGATERGIEVALDVDRAATVRGDAMRLRQIFFHLLTNAVKFTPQGGRVTARVARDGNATIAQVIDTGAGIDPSFLPFLFDRFRQADASSTRRHGGLGLGLAIARKLVELHGGTISVQSEGLGRGATFTVRLPDGRASSEPGTSPGINIAPRAKTPDLVGVRVLLVDDHDDARELYGSVLSLRGARVTLAASAAQARARLAESRFDILVSDIAMPYEDGISLVSFALQHDPVMRAVAISAFSQPDDVRRALEAGFEAYLTKPVDTHELVTKVAELCDVRTSSYG
- a CDS encoding GlsB/YeaQ/YmgE family stress response membrane protein codes for the protein MAVLILSWIVVAFLFALFAHALLPDDGAIDVDVTLVLGMSGALIGGALANHLVGEPLWGVHAAGFAGGAMGAIGGVAAGALGQRRRASQPQRTS
- a CDS encoding DUF1328 family protein; protein product: MLYWSVVFFVLALIAAIFGFGGIAAGAATIGKILFVGFLALAVLSLVAGRRPTLRT